Part of the Haloarchaeobius litoreus genome is shown below.
CGTCATGAGCAAGGACGTGCCGACGGTCCCCGCAGACGAGACCGTCGCCGCGTTCACCGACCGGATGTTCCGCGAGAGACGGACGACCTACCCGGTGACCGACGAGGGTGGGAGCGTCGTCGGCATCGTCACGCTCGCCGACATGCGCTCGGTCGACCCCGCCGACCGGGAGACGACCACGGTAGGGAGCGTCGCGAAGGAGGCACCCCAGTTCGAGGCCACCGGCGACGCCTTCGAGACGCTGGCGGCGCTGAACAGCACGCGGACGAAGAACGCCCTGGTCACCCGTGACGGCGCGGTCGTCGGCGTGCTCTCCGAGGCCGACTTCACCCACGCCCTGTCGATGCAGCGTGAGTTCGGCACCGGGTTGCCCTGAGACGACCGGCCGCGAGCAGCGACTACTCTTCCGGTGCCTCGACACGGTCGCGCAGCCACCCCGCCGCCTCGCGGACCTCCGACTCGTCGACTCCCGAGAGCTTGACCGACACCGTCTCGCCCGGGTAGCTCCCGACCTGCACGTCGAAGCGCTCGCGTAGCTCGGCGAACCGCTCGACGAGCGCCGACTCGGCCTCGTCGGCGTCGACCACCTCGACGTGCCGTATCGTCCCGCTGAACTCCGGGGCGACCTGCTCGAACATCGCCTCCATCTCCTCGGGGACGCCCGGGAGGACGTACACCGACTCGACGACACAGCCGGGCGCGACGCCGGCCTCGTTGTGCAGCACCCGCGCGCCGGCAGGGAGATGTGTCGTCCCCGGCGCGAGGTCGCTCGCCGAGTACCCACCGTGTTCGGTGAGCCACGCCTCGGCCTCCGGGTTGGCCTCGACCTCCCGGCCGACCGCGGCGGCGACCCCCTCCATCGTCAGGTCGTCGTGCGTCGGTCCGAGCCCGCCGGTGACGACGACCGCGTCGTACGCCGCCAGCGACTCGTTGACGACCTGTGCGATGTCGCCCACGTCGTCCGGGACGGTCAGGACCCGTTCGACCTCGACGCCGCGCTCGGTGAGCCGGCGGCAGAGCCACGTCGCGTTGGTGTTCGCCGTGTCGCCACTCAGGAGTTCGTCGCCGACTGTCACGACGGCTACGCGCATACCTCGGGGAACGGTCGGCGTGGACAAAAAACGCGCGTTGGCGGGAGCGTCACCCAGGCCCGTCGCCGCTGTCGAAGCCCATCTCCTCGCGGAGCTCGGTGAGCTCCCGGATCTGGTACCAGTAGTAGCCCATCCCCGTGAGCGCGGCGAGCCCGAGGATGACCGCGGTTCCGGTGAAGATGTAGTAGTCGCGCTGGAGGTAGTACTTGATCGTCATCCGGCCCGAGACGGGGTCGTCCTCGTCGGTCCACTCGAGGTGGAGCCGGTTGCCGTCGTCGACGTAGCTGTTGTCCGCGGACGGGACGACCTGTCCGAACAGGAAGAAGGAGGTGCGGAAGCCGGCCGGGAGCACGACCTCGTAGGTGCCCTCCATGTAGTTCCACATCCGGAAGTGCTTGGGCTCGGCGGGGCCTGAGAACGCGAGGGTGCCGTTGACGCTCCCGTTCTCGGTCGGGAGCACGACGTGTGTCCGGTAGTTCGTCTTGTACACCCGGAGTTCGGAGCCGTTCACCGTGGTTCCGTTCGGGTAGCGGAACCGGAGCGCCGAGATGTCGACCGGGTTGTCGTTGCTGATGCCCCGGGTCCACACCTCGAACTCCTCGTCGGTGCGGTTGTCGATGTGGTAGACCGCGTGGTACGCGCCGCCGGTGACGTTGACGTACACGTCGGTCGTCTCCGGCGTCTCGACGGGCTCCGGCGTCCCGTTCGTCGTGTCCCAGCTCGGGACCTCCTCCCAGGCGTAGGTCGCGTTGCGGTCCAGCCGTGCGTCTGAGATGCCGTCGTCGAAGAACCCGAGACAGCCGGCGCTGGCGACGAGCAGCAGGGCCAGCCCGGCTCCGAGCAGCAGTCGACGGTTCATACTATGGGACGACGCACTTCAGCTCGGCCGGGAGGTACTCGCCGATGCTGGCGAGCAGCCCCGGCGGGTCGGTGTCCTCGCGGCAGACCACGGACTGCTCGAGCAGGCCGAGGCGTTCGACGGTGACGATGTCCCGGGCGTGGCCGGCGCGGTTGACCGTCGCGCGGACCTCGCCGCGGGTCGCGCTGTTGACGTTCAGCCGACCCGTGCCGCGGGTCCACTCGTACAGCCGGTCGCGTTCCTCGTCCGCCAGCCGGGAGGGCCCGTCGTCGCCGCCGTAGACGAACCGCATCGGGAGGTGCTGGACGATGCCGAACCGGTCGCGGATCTGCTCCGGTGTGCC
Proteins encoded:
- a CDS encoding DUF2110 family protein, with protein sequence MVVLATKVYVQGDARDRSMDALRALVDNEVGDLDVEYELGIRHDDFPTVTLEGPDAVAARNVLAEAYGEILPQLEAGETYVGTLQRWDDDGFVLDAGQHVRIPADELGLGPGTPEQIRDRFGIVQHLPMRFVYGGDDGPSRLADEERDRLYEWTRGTGRLNVNSATRGEVRATVNRAGHARDIVTVERLGLLEQSVVCREDTDPPGLLASIGEYLPAELKCVVP
- a CDS encoding DUF5803 family protein — protein: MNRRLLLGAGLALLLVASAGCLGFFDDGISDARLDRNATYAWEEVPSWDTTNGTPEPVETPETTDVYVNVTGGAYHAVYHIDNRTDEEFEVWTRGISNDNPVDISALRFRYPNGTTVNGSELRVYKTNYRTHVVLPTENGSVNGTLAFSGPAEPKHFRMWNYMEGTYEVVLPAGFRTSFFLFGQVVPSADNSYVDDGNRLHLEWTDEDDPVSGRMTIKYYLQRDYYIFTGTAVILGLAALTGMGYYWYQIRELTELREEMGFDSGDGPG
- a CDS encoding competence/damage-inducible protein A is translated as MRVAVVTVGDELLSGDTANTNATWLCRRLTERGVEVERVLTVPDDVGDIAQVVNESLAAYDAVVVTGGLGPTHDDLTMEGVAAAVGREVEANPEAEAWLTEHGGYSASDLAPGTTHLPAGARVLHNEAGVAPGCVVESVYVLPGVPEEMEAMFEQVAPEFSGTIRHVEVVDADEAESALVERFAELRERFDVQVGSYPGETVSVKLSGVDESEVREAAGWLRDRVEAPEE